One window from the genome of Oryza glaberrima chromosome 3, OglaRS2, whole genome shotgun sequence encodes:
- the LOC127767013 gene encoding origin of replication complex subunit 5 produces MSQPVTPRRTTRSSASASPSPAPASPTSPPKSRPKPSPRRQLLAAAAAPPKEDGSSADALLAELPGRRAQAMDILRLLAPAPALPLMLHGGAATGKTRALLLALRYLRPSQRLVYAALRSLPSPRALFASLLSQLSATPFSTSSRHRVPDKPSDFVAALRDALNGIVSQGEVVYLVFDNLEVVRSWDKGGQLLPLLLRLHDLLQLPQVVLVYVSSATPDAYYSMTGSVEPNYVYFPDYTVDEVRDILMHDHPNPKLYSSFLSVALKPLFRVTRRVDELSAVLEPLFRRYCEPLGDLKAVPDEGMKRRLFEHVQSHLAVALNETFNVPMRASMDEIKDGGSAGKGSAKRQFAGKDGLSSELEFHMSVSAKYLLLSAFLASRNPATLDAALFDSTGGLDNRKRKRKSSQASMHMKDTIVEEMLMKGPGTFPLERLLAIFQCITSVSEDILDEIDCPDNMASESGTTGLMSDVLLQLSTLCNSNFLSKSRSCPLEGSARYRSNIDEDLALKVARSVNFPLSKYMYRR; encoded by the exons ATGTCCCAGCCCGTCACGCCTCGCCGCACCACCCGCTCCTCCGCGTCCGCTTCCCCCTCGCCCGCACCCGCCTCGCCAACATCTCCGCCCAAATCCAGGCCCAAACCCTCGCCCAGACGccagctcctcgccgccgccgccgcacccccgAAGGAGGATGGTTCCTCCGCCGACGCGCTCCTCGCCGagctccccggccgccgcgcgcaggCGATGGATATCCTCCGGCTcctcgcgccggcgccggccctcCCCTTGAtgctccacggcggcgccgccaccggcaagacgcgcgccctcctcctggCGCTGCGGTACCTCCGCCCCAGCCAGCGCCTCGTCTACGCCGCACTCCgttccctcccttcccctcgcGCCCTCTtcgcttctctcctctcccagcTCAGCGCAACGCCATTCTCCACTTCCTCTCGCCACCGCGTCCCCGACAAGCCCTCCGACTTCGTCGCCGCACTCCGCGACGCCCTCAATGGTATCGTCTCCCAGGGCGAGGTCGTATACCTAGTGTTCGACAACTTGGAAGTTGTGAGGAGCTGGGATAAGGGTGGTCagcttctccctctccttctccgccTCCACGACCTCCTCCAATTACCGCAGGTCGTGCTCGTGTATGTGAGCAGTGCAACGCCTGATGCGTACTACTCCATGACTGGCTCTGTTGAACCAAATTATGTTTACTTTCCGGATTACACAGTGGATGAAGTTCGCGACATTCTGATGCATGACCATCCCAACCCAAAGCTCTACTCATCCTTCCTGAG TGTGGCACTGAAGCCATTATTTCGCGTAACACGAAGAGTGGATGAGCTTTCGGCGGTGCTGGAACCGCTTTTCAGGAGGTACTGTGAGCCACTGGGTGACTTGAAGGCAGTTCCTGATGAAGGCATGAAGAGGAGGTTGTTTGAACATGTTCAGTCACATCTTGCAGTTGCGTTGAATGAGACATTCAATGTCCCCATGAGAGCTTCCATGGATGAAATCAAGGACGGTGGTTCTGCTGGGAAGGGCAGTGCTAAAAGGCAGTTTGCTGGTAAAGATGGACTCTCCAGTGAACTGGAGTTCCATATGTCTGTGTCAGCCAAGTACCTTCTGCTGTCTGCTTTCTTGGCTTCAAGGAACCCTGCTACTCTTGATGCAGCTTTGTTTGATTCAACTGGAGGCTTAGATAACCGCAAGCGCAAGAGAAA GAGCTCCCAGGCTTCAATGCATATGAAGGACACCATAGTTGAAGAGATGCTTATGAAAGGGCCTGGTACATTTCCTCTTGAGAGGCTCTTGGCTATATTTCAGTGCATCACATCCGTGTCAGAAGATATACTTGATGAAATTGATTGCCCTGACAATATGGCAAGTGAAAGTGGAACAACTGGTTTGATGTCGGATGTTCTACTACAGTTGTCAACATTGTGCAATTCTAATTTCCTCTCGAAAAGCCGGAGCTGCCCATTAGAGGGCTCAGCTAGGTACCGTTCAAACATTGATGAAGATTTAGCTCTCAAG GTCGCCAGGAGTGTGAATTTTCCCCTCTCAAAGTATATGTACAGAAGATAG
- the LOC127767011 gene encoding probable receptor-like protein kinase At5g61350 → MLSLQKPSKTPFVPASSALFNPESIFLPSHERSPSSCYRPMLLIPTLAKMARSMLGWKRVPLFSILLILSITNIATTYAIASQADRFVPRDNYLLSCGAPAAVQLDDGRTFRSDPDSASFLSTPVDIRITAKNSLASGAPSSQLYLTSRVFSDISTYSFFISQPGRHWIRLHFLPIPDDHYNLTTATFSVSTDDMVLLHDFSFIATPPNPVLREYIVATQGDTLKIIFTPKKDSIAFINAIEVVSAPPSLIPNTTTGMAPQGQLDISNNALQVVYRLNMGGPLVTAFNDTLGRIWLPDAPFLKLQAAANAAWVPPRTIKYPDDKTNTPLIAPANIYSTAQQMASTNTSDARFNITWEMVTEPGFSYFVRLHFCDIVSKALNSLYFNVYINGMMGVLNLDLSSLTVGLAVPYYRDFIIDSSSIINSTLIVQIGPGTTDTSNPNAILNGLEIMKISNQENSLDGLFSPKRSSQLGKKTMTGIGLAMAVMAAALAVVMCCRRRHRPGWQKTNSFQSWFLPLNSTQSSFMSTCSRLSSRNRFGSTRTKSGFSSIFASSAYGLGRYFTFVEIQKATKNFEEKAVIGVGGFGKVYLGVLEDGTKLAIKRGNPSSDQGMNEFLTEIQMLSKLRHRHLVSLIGCCDENNEMILVYEFMSNGPLRDHLYGGTDIKPLSWKQRLEISIGAAKGLHYLHTGAAQGIIHRDVKTTNILLDENFVAKVADFGLSKAAPSLEQTHVSTAVKGSFGYLDPEYFRRQQLTEKSDVYSFGVVLFEVLCARPAINPTLPRDQVNLAEWARTWHRKGELNKIIDPHISGQIRPDSLEIFAEAAEKCLADYGVDRPSMGDVLWKLEFALQLQEKGDIVDGTSNQFPMKSLEVTSGDSMEKSGNVVPSYVQGR, encoded by the coding sequence ATGCTTTCCCTCCAAAAGCCATCAAAGACTCCGTTCGTCCCTGCATCTTCTGCTCTCTTCAATCCTGAGAGCATTTTCCTCCCCTCTCATGAGAGATCACCAAGTTCATGCTACAGGCCAATGCTTCTGATACCAACTTTGGCAAAGATGGCAAGAAGCATGCTTGGGTGGAAGAGAGTACCATTGTTCTCCATCCTCCTCATACTTTCCATAACCAATATAGCCACCACTTATGCCATTGCATCACAAGCAGATAGGTTCGTACCTCGTGACAACTACCTTCTCAGCTGCGGGGCGCCTGCTGCTGTGCAGCTTGATGATGGCAGGACGTTCCGTTCTGATCCCGACTCGGCGTCTTTTCTCTCCACCCCGGTGGACATCAGGATTACTGCTAAAAACTCCCTGGCTTCAGGTGCACCATCATCCCAACTCTACCTTACATCAAGAGTTTTCTCTGACATCTCGACATATAGCTTCTTCATCTCCCAGCCTGGTCGCCATTGGATTCGTCTCCATTTTTTACCTATCCCTGATGACCATTACAACCTCACTACAGCTACATTCTCTGTCTCCACTGATGACATGGTTCTTCTTCATGACTTCTCCTTTATAGCCACTCCTCCTAACCCAGTCCTTAGGGAGTATATTGTTGCAACACAGGGAGACACCTTGAAAATCATTTTTACCCCTAAAAAGGACTCAATAGCATTCATCAATGCCATTGAGGTTGTTTCAGCCCCTCCAAGCCTTATTCCAAATACCACCACCGGTATGGCTCCTCAGGGCCAACTTGACATCTCCAACAATGCGTTGCAGGTTGTCTACCGGCTGAACATGGGAGGACCACTGGTTACAGCCTTCAATGACACACTAGGTAGAATCTGGCTGCCAGATGCACCATTTCTGAAACTTCAGGCAGCAGCAAATGCAGCCTGGGTTCCTCCTAGAACCATAAAGTACCCAGATGACAAGACCAACACGCCCCTCATTGCTCCTGCAAACATCTACTCAACCGCACAACAGATGGCCTCAACAAACACGTCGGATGCAAGATTCAACATAACATGGGAAATGGTGACTGAGCCAGGATTCAGCTACTTTGTCCGCCTACATTTCTGTGACATTGTCAGCAAGGCACTCAACAGCCTCTACTTCAATGTATACATAAATGGCATGATGGGTGTCCTTAACCTCGACTTGTCGAGCCTGACAGTGGGGCTTGCAGTACCCTACTACAGAGACTTCATCATTGACTCCTCCAGTATCATCAACTCCACCCTCATAGTGCAAATTGGCCCTGGCACAACTGACACCAGCAATCCCAATGCTATTCTTAATGGCCTTGAGATCATGAAGATAAGCAACCAAGAAAACAGCTTAGATGGGCTCTTTTCACCAAAAAGAAGTTCACAGCTTGGCAAGAAGACAATGACTGGCATAGGGCTTGCAATGGCAGTAATGGCTGCCGCTCTAGCTGTAGTCATGTGCTGCAGGCGACGCCATAGACCTGGATGGCAGAAGACAAATAGCTTCCAGTCTTGGTTCCTTCCACTCAACTCCACACAATCCAGCTTCATGAGCACCTGCAGCAGGCTGAGCTCCAGAAATCGTTTTGGCTCTACAAGGACCAAAAGTGGGTTTTCGAGTATCTTTGCATCTAGTGCATATGGACTGGGGCGCTATTTCACCTTTGTGGAAATTCAGAAAGCCACAAAAAACTTTGAAGAGAAGGCTGTTATTGGAGTTGGTGGCTTTGGAAAAGTTTATCTTGGTGTTCTTGAGGATGGGACAAAGCTGGCTATCAAACGAGGAAATCCATCTTCTGATCAAGGTATGAATGAGTTCCTGACTGAAATTCAAATGTTATCAAAGCTTCGCCATCGTCACTTAGTTTCACTTATTGGTTGCTGTGATGAGAACAATGAGATGATCCTGGTTTATGAGTTCATGTCAAATGGTCCGCTCAGGGATCATTTGTATGGTGGCACAGACATCAAGCCTCTCTCTTGGAAGCAACGGCTGGAAATTAGCATTGGGGCAGCAAAGGGCCTGCATTATCTTCATACAGGTGCAGCTCAGGGCATAATTCACCGTGATGTCAAGACCACCAATATACTgcttgatgaaaattttgtagCCAAAGTTGCAGATTTTGGCTTATCAAAAGCTGCTCCATCCCTTGAGCAAACTCATGTCAGCACAGCTGTCAAAGGAAGTTTTGGATATCTTGATCCAGAGTACTTCAGACGTCAACAGCTGACAGAGAAGTCTGATGTATACTCTTTCGGAGTGGTACTCTTTGAAGTATTGTGTGCAAGGCCAGCCATCAATCCAACACTTCCAAGAGACCAGGTGAACCTTGCCGAATGGGCCCGTACATGGCACCGCAAGGGAGAGCTGAATAAAATAATTGATCCCCACATTTCAGGGCAAATCCGTCCTGATTCACTTGAAATATTTGCTGAGGCCGCTGAGAAATGTCTTGCTGACTACGGTGTCGATCGCCCGTCAATGGGTGATGTGTTATGGAAACTCGAATTTGCCTTGCAACTTCAAGAAAAGGGTGACATTGTTGATGGAACCAGCAATCAATTCCCAATGAAGAGCTTAGAAGTAACAAGTGGTGATAGCATGGAGAAATCTGGCAATGTAGTTCCATCTTATGTccaaggaagatga
- the LOC127767014 gene encoding transcription factor bHLH113-like codes for MVKEEEIITEAAGARGYMEMLGLGEEAADYLMCLSPSSYLSSPAASTTTAVASPTCASYLAPHPYHHLLSFSGQDQYHGDDVFGLQYYGGDQVIPAVVPQKSSPTTECSSSVSSMSSSPTATAISSSKSPAFKKKGSRGCDQRKATAPAAATTTNKRPRVRRERLGERIIALQQLVSPFGKSDTASVLHEALGYIRFLHDQVQVLSSPYLQRLPPSARVPEQERGTPAAEEQPPALRPSDLRSRGLCLVPISCTDHVAGAGTGHGNGADLWSVAAGMAKATATVTAAVERSKEAAAAAAAPAALLRADRPGQQLA; via the exons atggtgaaggaggaggagatcatcACAGAGGCAGCAGGAGCAAGAGGCTACATGGAGATGCTTGGGCTTGGAGAGGAGGCCGCCGACTACCTGATGTGCCTGTCTCCTTCCTCCTACCTGTCTTCTCCTGCTGCTTCCACCACCACAGCTGTGGCTTCTCCTACCTGTGCCTCCTacttggctcctcacccttacCACCACCTGCTAAGCTTCAGTGGTCAGGATCAGTACCACGGTGATGACGTCTTTGGGTTACAGTATTACGGCGGCGATCAAGTAATTCCGGCGGTGGTTCCGCAGAAGTCCAGCCCGACCACCGagtgctcctcctccgtctcctccATGTCGTCCTCGCCGACGGCCACCGCCATTTCCAGCTCTAAGTCACCGGCCTTCAAG AAGAAGGGATCGAGAGGTTGTGATCAGAGGAAGGctactgctcctgctgctgccacAACCACAAACAAGAGACCCAGG gtgaggagggagaggctCGGAGAGAGGATCATAGCGCTGCAGCAGCTGGTTTCTCCGTTCGGGAAG TCTGATACGGCCTCCGTTCTTCACGAGGCGTTGGGATACATACGCTTCCTGCACGACCAGGTTCAG GTCCTGAGCTCGCCGTACCTGCAGCGCCTGCCTCCCTCTGCTCGCGTCCCG GAGCAGGAGAgaggcacgccggcggcggaggagcaaccGCCGGCGCTGCGGCCGAGCGACCTGAGGAGCCGTGGGCTGTGCCTGGTGCCGATCTCGTGCACCGAccatgtcgccggcgccggcaccggccaCGGCAACGGCGCCGACCTAtggtcggtggcggcgggcatggcgaaggcgacggcgaccgtGACGGCCGCAGTGGAGAGGAGCAAggaggcagccgccgccgccgccgcccctgccgcaTTGCTGCGTGCTGATCGTCCAGGGCAGCAGCTGGCCTAA
- the LOC127767782 gene encoding cytochrome P450 81Q32-like, with product MKYSTSVTMDKAYIAVFSIVILFLLVDYLRRLRGGGTSNGKNKGMRLPPGPQAVPIIGHLHLVKKPMHATLSRLAARHGPVFSLRLGSRRAVVVSSPGCARECFTEHDVAFANRPRFESQLLMSFDGTALAMASYGPHWRNLRRVAAVQLLSARRVGLMSGLIAGEVRAMVRSLCRRPAAAAPVQLKRRLFELSLSVLMETIAQSKATRPETTDTDTDMSMEAQEYKQVVEEILERIGTGNLCDYQPALRWFDVFGVRNRILAAVSRRDAFLRRLIYAARWRMDDGEKKSMIAVLLTLQKTQPEVYTDNMITALCSNLLGAGTETTSTTIEWAMSLLLNHPETLKKAQAEIDASVGNSRLITADDVPRITYLQCIVRETLRLYPAAPMLIPHESSADCEVGGYSVPRGTMLLVNAYAIHRDPAAWEEPERFVPERFEGGGCDGNLSMPFGMGRRRCPGETLALHTVGLVLGTLIQCFDWERVDGVEVDMAEGGGLTMPKVVPLEAVCRPRDAMGGVLREL from the exons ATGAAGTACTCCACTTCTGTAACCATGGATAAGGCCTACATTGCCGTCTTCTCCATCGTCATCCTCTTCTTGCTCGTCGACTACCTTCGTCGTCTTCGTGGCGGCGGCACGAGCAATGGCAAGAACAAGGGGATGCGGCTGCCGCCGGGTCCACAGGCCGTCCCGATCAtcggccacctccacctcgtcAAGAAGCCGATGCACGCGACGCTgtcccgcctcgccgcgcggcACGGGCCGGTGTTCTCGCTGCGCCTCGGCTCGCGGCGCGCCGTGGTGGTGTCGTCGCCGGGGTGCGCCAGGGAGTGCTTCACCGAGCACGACGTGGCCTTCGCGAACCGGCCCAGGTTCGAGTCGCAGCTGCTCATGTCGTTCGACGGCACCGCGCTGGCCATGGCGAGCTACGGCCCGCACTGGCGCAACCTCCGCCGGGTCGCCGCGGTGCAGCTGCTCTCCGCGCGCCGCGTCGGCCTCATGTCGGGGCTCATCGCCGGCGAGGTGCGCGCCATGGTGCGGAGCTTGtgccgccgcccagccgccgccgcgccagtcCAGCTGAAGCGGAGGCTGTTCGAGCTCTCCCTGAGCGTGCTCATGGAGACCATCGCCCAGAGCAAGGCGACCCGACCCGAGACGACGGACACGGACACGGACATGTCCATGGAAGCCCAGGAGTACAAGCAGGTCGTCGAGGAGATCCTCGAGCGCATCGGCACGGGCAACCTGTGCGACTACCAGCCGGCGCTCCGGTGGTTCGACGTGTTCGGCGTGAGGAACAGGATCCTCGCCGCGGTGAGCCGGAGGGACGCGTTCCTCCGTCGACTGATCtacgcggcgcggtggaggatgGACGACGGCGAGAAGAAGAGCATGATCGCCGTGCTGCTCACTCTGCAGAAGACACAGCCGGAGGTGTACACTGACAACATGATCACGGCTCTTTGCTCG AACTTGTTAGGAGCAGGAACAGAGACAACCTCGACGACGATAGAATGGGCAATGTCGCTGTTGCTGAACCACCCAGAAACGCTCAAGAAAGCACAAGCCGAGATCGACGCGTCCGTCGGCAACTCCCGCCTGATCACCGCCGACGACGTGCCCCGCATCACCTATCTCCAGTGCATCGTCAGGGAGACGCTCCGCCTCTACCCCGCGGCGCCGATGCTCATCCCGCACGAGTCCTCCGCCGACTGCGAGGTCGGCGGCTACAGCGTCCCGCGCGGGACGATGCTGCTCGTGAACGCGTACGCCATCCACCGTGacccggcggcgtgggaggagcCGGAGAGGTTCGTGCCGGAGAGGTTCGAGGGCGGCGGGTGCGACGGCAACCTCTCGATGCCGTTCGGGATGGGGAGGCGGAGGTGCCCCGGCGAGACGCTGGCTCTGCACACGGTGGGGCTGGTGCTGGGCACGCTGATCCAGTGCTTCGACTGGGAGAGGGTCGATGGCGTGGAGGTCGACATGGCTGAGGGTGGCGGGCTCACCATGCCCAAGGTCGTGCCGTTGGAGGCCGTGTGCAGGCCGCGCGACGCCATGGGTGGTGTTCTTCGCGAGCTCTGA
- the LOC127767828 gene encoding uncharacterized protein LOC127767828, with the protein MRMAFLGWAVDIARDSGASSSVVLTCDGYGSVLYFSPWDSVPLPATASPDDGFPLPRFPDVCVQRSQFTNHLAAANGTGGGGSRTGVKEEASEVSTGLGCLRPVRGRPAVLGGGIRPRLPPPLSHAAVPRLPRRGGTPGTPPPCASPRTGTPPCASPRRGHRRHVSICCRARAARGHELHSARKAAVSSPRERRMRAAQFGDEVLSTGAHPPSTQARVLRGTP; encoded by the coding sequence ATGCGCATGGCGTTCTTGGGATGGGCGGTCGACATCGCCCGCGACTCCGGCGCGTCGAGCTCCGTCGtgctcacctgtgacggctacGGCTCGGTGCTCTACTTCTCGCCGTGGGACAGTGTCCCACTTCCGGCGACAGCTTCCCCCGACGACGGCTTCCCGCTGCCGCGTTTCCCGGACGTCTGCGTGCAGCGCTCACAATTCACCAACCACCTCGCGGCGGCCAACGgcactggcggcggcggctcaagAACGGGCGTCAAGGAGGAAGCGAGCGAGGTGAGCACCGGGTTGGGGTGCTTGCGGCCGGTGCGCGGGCGGCCAGCGGTTCTTGGCGGCGGGATACGTCcccggctgcctcctcctctctcccacgccgccgtgcctcgcctcccacgccgcggcggcacaccggggacgccgccgccgtgcgcctcgcctcgcacgggcacgccgccgtgcgcctcgcctcgccggggaCACCGCCGCCATGTGTCGATTTGTTGCCGGGCACGGGCGGCGCGAGGGCACGAGCTCCACAGTGCGAGAAAAGCGGCCGTTTCCTCACCTCGCGAGAGAAGGATGCGCGCGGCTCAGTTTGGCGACGAGGTGCTCTCCACTGGCGCGCACCCTCCCTCCACGCAAGCCCGAGTCCTACGTGGCACCCCATAG
- the LOC127765108 gene encoding cytochrome P450 81Q32-like, producing the protein MDNAYIIAILSVAILFLLHYYLLGRGNGGAARLPPGPPAVPILGHLHLVKKPMHATMSRLAERYGPVFSLRLGSRRAVVVSSPGCARECFTEHDVTFANRPRFESQLRVSFNGAALATASYGAHWRNLRRIVAVQLLSAHRVGLMSGLIAGEVRAMVRRMYRAAAASPAGAARIQLKRRLFEVSLSVLMETIAHTKATRPETDPDTDMSVEAQEFKQVVDEIIPHIGAANLWDYLPALRWFDVFGVRRKILAAVSRRDAFLRRLIDAERRRLDDGDEGEKKSMIAVLLTLQKTEPEVYTDNMITALTANLFGAGTETTSTTSEWAMSLLLNHPDTLKKAQAEIDASVGNSRLITADDVTRLGYLQCIVRETLRLYPAAPMLLPHESSADCKVGGYNVPRGSMLLINAYAIHRDPAVWEEPEKFMPERFEDGGCDGNLLMPFGMGRRRCPGETLALRTLGLVLGTLIQCFDWERVDGVEVDMTEGGGLTIPKVLPLEAMCRPRDAMGGVLRELV; encoded by the exons ATGGATAACGCCTACATTATTGCCATTCTCTCTGTAGCTATCCTCTTCTTGCTCCACTACTACCTCCTCGGCCGCGGCAatggcggggcggcgcggctgccGCCGGGTCCACCGGCCGTCCCGATCCTGGGACACCTCCACCTCGTCAAGAAGCCGATGCACGCCACCATGTCCCGCCTCGCCGAGCGGTACGGGCCGGTGTTCTCGCTGCGCCTCGGGTCGCGGCGCGCCGTGGTGGTGTCGTCGCCGGGGTGCGCCAGGGAGTGCTTCACCGAGCACGACGTGACCTTCGCGAACCGGCCCAGGTTCGAGTCGCAGCTGCGGGTCTCGTTCAACGGCGCCGCGCTCGCCACGGCGAGCTACGGCGCGCACTGGCGCAACCTCCGCCGGATCGTCGCCGTGCAGCTGCTCTCCGCGCACCGCGTCGGCCTCATGTCGGGGCtcatcgccggcgaggtccgCGCCATGGTGCGGAGGATGtaccgcgccgcggccgcgtcccccgccggcgccgcgcgcatCCAGCTGAAGCGGAGGCTGTTCGAGGTCTCCCTCAGCGTGCTCATGGAGACCATCGCCCACACCAAGGCGACCCGCCCCGAGACGGACCCGGACACCGACATGTCCGTGGAAGCCCAGGAGTTTAAGCAGGTCGTCGACGAGATCATCCCGCACATCGGCGCGGCCAACCTGTGGGACTACTTGCCGGCGCTCCGGTGGTTCGACGTGTTCGGCGTCAGGAGGAAGATCCTCGCCGCTGTAAGCCGGAGGGACGCGTTCCTTCGCCGCCTGATCGACGCGGAGCGGCGGAGgctggacgacggcgacgagggcgaGAAGAAGAGCATGATCGCCGTGCTGCTCACTCTGCAGAAGACAGAGCCGGAGGTGTACACCGATAACATGATCACAGCTCTAACGGCG AACTTGTTCGGAGCAGGAACAGAGACAACCTCGACGACATCAGAATGGGCGATGTCGCTACTGCTGAACCACCCCGACACACTCAAGAAAGCGCAAGCCGAGATCGACGCATCCGTCGGCAACTCTCGCCTGATCACCGCCGACGACGTGACTCGCCTCGGCTACCTCCAGTGCATCGTCAGGGAGACGCTCCGCCTGTACCCCGCCGCGCCGATGCTCCTCCCGCACGAGTCCTCCGCCGACTGCAAGGTCGGCGGCTACAACGTCCCGCGCGGGTCGATGTTGCTCATCAACGCGTACGCCATCCACCGTGACCCGGCGGTGTGGGAGGAGCCGGAGAAGTTCATGCCGGAGAGGTTCGAGGACGGCGGGTGCGACGGCAATCTCTTGATGCCGTTCGGGATGGGGAGGCGGAGGTGCCCCGGCGAGACGCTGGCGCTGCGCACATTGGGGTTGGTGCTGGGCACGCTGATCCAGTGCTTCGACTGGGAGAGGGTCGACGGCGTGGAGGTCGACATGACTGAAGGTGGCGGGCTCACCATCCCCAAGGTCTTGCCGTTGGAGGCCATGTGCAGGCCGCGCGACGCCATGGGTGGTGTTCTTCGCGAGCTCGTCTGA